The following proteins are co-located in the Colletotrichum lupini chromosome 4, complete sequence genome:
- a CDS encoding base excision DNA repair protein, producing the protein MRPVFIAMARATRSSARLASTATKPSDTPSATNGATKKGRSVKQTSSDKENTPQPEKRKRTTSKAASSTPAKKVKTEDADHTASPDFANVPALTSLKKEHVKSESPDTKAKVQKSPADLKSKKLKAYSQYADKSPFPDFPHPTPDECKLAHRILAKLHGKRERPAEVKASSSRAGCGDSPSVLDALVRTILSQNTSDTNSTRAKRSMDDVYGGSDEWEKIVEGGIPKLQEAIKCGGLSQVKSKVIVGILNQVKEKYGSYSLDHLFNVSNEDAMQELISFQGVGPKTASCVLLFCLQRESFAVDTHVWRITGLMGWRPKSASRDETHAHLDVRIPDEDKYGLHILLVKHGKVCSECKAGGKSVGKCELRKAFRHEKIKSEEGKPSDLKVEAEP; encoded by the coding sequence ATGCGACCTGTCTTCATTGCGATGGCGAGAGCAACCCGTTCGAGTGCTCGTTTGGCCTCGACTGCCACGAAGCCATCAGACACCCCGAGTGCTACCAATGGCGCAACAAAAAAGGGTCGGTCTGTGAAGCAGACTTCGTCGGACAAGGAGAATACGCCTCAGCCAGAGAAAAGGAAACGGACAACAAGCAAAGCTGCAAGCTCAACACCGGCCAAAAAGGTCAAGACGGAGGATGCGGACCACACGGCGTCCCCGGATTTCGCCAACGTACCAGCCCTGACATCACTCAAGAAGGAACACGTCAAATCTGAAAGCCCAGACACTAAAGCAAAAGTCCAAAAGTCTCCTGCAGACTTAAAGTCCAAAAAGCTCAAGGCCTACTCTCAATACGCTGACAAGTCACCCTTTCCTGACTTCCCGCACCCGACACCGGACGAGTGCAAATTGGCCCACCGCATTCTGGCCAAACTGCACGGAAAACGAGAACGCCCTGCCGAAGTCAAGGCATCTTCATCCCGCGCCGGCTGCGGAGACTCGCCGTCCGTCCTCGATGCGCTGGTCAGGACCATCCTGAGCCAGAACACGAGCGACACAAACTCCACCCGCGCCAAGAGGAGCATGGACGACGTCTACGGCGGCAGCGACGAGTGGGAGAAGATTGTCGAGGGCGGGATCCCCAAGCTGCAGGAAGCCATCAAGTGCGGTGGGCTGAGCCAAGTCAAGAGCAAGGTCATTGTCGGCATCCTGAACCAGGTCAAGGAGAAGTACGGCTCGTATTCTCTCGATCATCTCTTCAATGTCAGCAATGAAGACGCGATGCAGGAGCTCATTAGCTTTCAGGGCGTCGGCCCGAAGACTGCTAGTTGCGTTCTTCTCTTTTGTCTGCAGAGGGAGTCGTTCGCAGTGGATACCCATGTGTGGAGAATCACCGGTCTCATGGGGTGGCGGCCGAAGAGCGCCTCGCGCGACGAAACCCACGCACATCTCGATGTTAGAATCCCAGATGAAGACAAGTATGGGCTTCACATCCTGCTTGTCAAGCACGGCAAGGTATGCAGTGAGTGCAAAGCTGGTGGTAAGAGTGTTGGAAAATGCGAGTTGAGAAAGGCTTTCCGCCATGAAAAGATCAAAAGTGAAGAAGGGAAGCCTTCCGATCTCAAAGTAGAGGCAGAGCCTTGA
- a CDS encoding major facilitator superfamily transporter, with amino-acid sequence MAYRQQHESVLSTSSYSSTAYDPAAASYTALKEPKEHDQRGISDPMLVDESDSIPEWKPSKHQMVIITTLSIMSFVIALDANVIVTSLSSIIQDIGGTSTQAFWVGTSYLISCAVAMPFLASLSDIFGRPIILIGSLVFFTVGTILCCVSNGIGLLLGGRVIQGIGAGGMYVLSLVVFTDIVPLRHRPKYYGIIQMAWAIGSLTGPIIGGAVAEHTTWRWIFYLNFPICGYSLLAIPILLTLKPPTATFSEKLKRVDWLGGFLFIGSMVTFLVGISWGGNDFPWRSAQTLVPVFIGAAGLTVTLFYEHSYARYPFLKKILFTDRSAITVYVLGLLQGFILYGQLYYIPFYFLSVSQYTPTMAGVAMLPVTLLLLPGSIISGILVSRFNAYRWSIWIGWALMSIASGLLIYWDVDTSLPVHIVTLAIGGIGHGFVLNAQTFVTGAIVEPENSGHAAAMYLFLRMLGCAIGVNVGSTTFQNVMAMKLERKGIAQDIAQRAEEYLLVIKGLADGTFKDAVLESYAFGFKGVHGVYVSLAVIAFFASFMIRHYDLNKIHETAHTLHQNRVSRMFDTRKSASQGRPQPIPSSPGDSS; translated from the exons ATGGCTTACCGACAACAACATGAGAGCGTCCTCTCGACGTCGTCTTACTCTTCGACGGCGTACGATCCGGCCGCCGCTTCGTATACCGCCCTCAAGGAGCCGAAGGAACATGACCAGCGAGGAATCTCCGATCCCATGCTCGTCGACGAGTCGGACAGCATACCAGAATGGAAACCTTCCAAGCACCAGATGGTCATCATCACGACGTTATCCATCATGTCGTTCGTGATTGCCTTGGATGCGAACGTGATTGTCACGTCTTTGAGT TCCATCATCCAAGATATTGGGGGAACATCTACGCAGGCTTTCTGGGTTGGCACATCCTACCTAATATCTTGCGCAGTCGCAATGCCTTTCTTGGCCTCCCTGAGTGACATCTTTGGCCGTCCCATCATTCTGATTGGCAGCTTGGTTTTCTTCACTGTTGGAACTATCCTTTGCTGCGTGTCGAACGGTATCGGGCTGCTTCTCGGAGGTCGTGTTATTCAGGGTATTGGTGCCGGCGGCATGTATGTGCTCAGCTTGGTTGTCTTTACCGACATTGTGCCACTCCGCCATCGCCCAAAGTACTACGGAATCAT TCAGATGGCGTGGGCTATCGGCTCCCTTACCGGCCCCATCATCGGCGGTGCTGTTGCCGAGCACACTACCTGGAGATGGATCTTCTACCTGAACTTCCCCATCTGTGGCTACTCCCTGCTCGCCATCCCTATCCTCTTGACCTTGAAGCCTCCTACGGCAACTTTCAGCGAGAAGCTCAAGCGTGTCGACTGGCTTGGAGGTTTCTTGTTCATCGGCTCCATGGTGACATTCCTCGTTGGTATTTCCTGGGGCGGCAACGACTTCCCCTGGCGCAGCGCGCAGACCTTGGTGCCTGTCTTCATCGGCGCTGCCGGTTTGACAGTGACTCTGTTCTACGAGCACAGCTACGCGAGATACCCGTTCTTGAAGAAGATTCTCTTCACCGACCGTAGCGCCATCACGGTTTACGTCCTCGGCCTTCTTCAGGGTTTCATT CTTTATGGCCAGCTGTACTACATCCCCTTTTACTTCCTCTCCGTCTCGCAGTACACCCCTACCATGGCTGGCGTAGCCATGCTTCCCGTCacccttctcctcctcccggGCTCCATCATCTCCGGCATCCTCGTCTCCCGTTTCAACGCGTACCGCTGGTCCATCTGGATCGGCTGGGCCCTGATGTCGATCGCCTCCGGTCTCCTCATCTACTGGGACGTGGACACCTCCTTGCCCGTTCACATCGTCACCCTCGCCATCGGCGGTATCGGCCACGGCTTCGTCCTCAACGCCCAGACTTTCGTCACGGGTGCCATCGTCGAGCCCGAGAACTCGGGTCACGCCGCGGCCATGTACCTCTTCCTGCGCATGTTGGGCTGCGCCATCGGCGTCAACGTTGGTTCCACCACGTTCCAGAACGTCATGGCTATGAAGCTTGAGCGCAAGGGTATCGCGCAGGATATCGCTCAGCGCGCCGAGGAGTATCTTCTCGTCATCAAGGGCCTAGCAGACGGCACGTTCAAGGATGCTGTCTTGGAGTCGTATGCGTTCGGCTTCAAGGGCGTGCACGGCGTGTACGTCTCGTTGGCGGTGATTGCCTTCTTCGCGAGCTTCATGATCCGTCACTACGATTTGAACAAGATCCACGAGACGGCGCATACGTTGCACCAGAACCGGGTGTCGAGGATGTTTGATACCCGCAAGAGCGCGAGCCAGGGACGACCTCAGCCGATTCCCTCTTCGCCCGGTGACAGTTCGTAG